Within Engraulis encrasicolus isolate BLACKSEA-1 chromosome 8, IST_EnEncr_1.0, whole genome shotgun sequence, the genomic segment AGTCCTGGTAATCTTGGACGGTCTAGATGAAAGCAGAATTACGTTAAACTTTCAAAGCAAGGAAATGTGCTCCTCCATAACAGAACACACCTCAGTGGACGTGCTGTTGACAAACCTCATCAAGGGCAATCTGCTTCCTTCTGCTCTCATCTGGATAACTACCCGCCCAGCAGCAGCCAGTCAAATCCCTCCTGAGTGTTTCGACCGGGTGACAGAATTAAGGGGTTTCAGTGACCTGCAGAAGGATGAATACTTCAAGAAGAGAATCAGTGATGATGATCTTGTTGAAAGAATCATAACACATCTAAAGTCATCCAGGGTtctctacatcatgtgccacattccagtcttcagCTGGATTGCAGCCACAGTTCTAGAAAGACTTCTCACAGGGAACAAGGAAGAAAAAATTCCCAGGACGGTCACGCAAATGTACATACACTTCTTGATCATGCAGACAAATGTTAGCAAGCAGaagtacacagagagaaaggagacagATAAAGGGACCATACTCAAATTAGGAAAACTGGCTTTCCAACAGATGGAGAAGGGGAATCTCATCTTCTATGAGGGAGACCTTAGAGAGTGTGGCATTGATGTGAAAGAAGCATCCGTGTATTCAGGAGTGTGTACACAGATCTTCAATGAGGAAACTGGGCTGTACCAGGGAAGGCTTTTCAGCTTTGTGCACCTGAGCATTCAGGAGTTTCTTGCAGCTCTCTATGCTCATATTTCTTTCCTTGAATACAGGATCAATGTTTTGACCCCAACCATGAAACCCAAGGCAAGGCACAGGCGTCGAAACCTGTGCAACTTACACAAAGACGTCATTGACCGGGCGTTGCAGTCTCATAACGGACATCTGGACTTGTTCCTGCGCTTCCTGCTGGGTTGTTCCAGAGAGGGCAATAAGGAACTCCTAAAGAGGGTCTTCGGAATGATGGAACGCACTAAAGGAAGCGACAGTACTCTCAGATACTTGAGAAACAAAATCAAGGACAACCTCTCAACTGAGAAAAGCATCAACCTGTTCCACTGCCTGAATGAGTTGAGCTACGGACAGCTTGTGGAAGAAGTTCAGCGTTTTCTGTGCTTGAACATCATCCCGCGGCTCAAGCTGTCCTCTGATCAATGGGCTGTCCTGGTCTTCATCCTCCTCACCTCAGAGAATGACCTCAGCACCTTTGACCTCGGCCAGTACATGGACTCCAACACCGTGCTGGAGAAGCTGATGCCCGTGGTCAAACAGGCCAAAACACTGCGGTGAGCTATTTGATTGTGTACTATATGTAAATAGTACTTGGGTGAGTTGTTTATTTTTGGATTACACTAAACCTTGATTTTTATGATGAAAttaacatgcacacaaatgcgtATGTTtactgtttaaaggtgcactgtgtaggatggcagCCTGAGTAGGCATtgaactatgctactcattgaaactgtgctgtctactgcgtgaccttttcatgaatatttgctaattcatgaactaatatttactagtatgaccaaagttttgcagccaaaaaatgtttatttctggacattcaaaatggacGGACAATGGAGAAGTACCTCCATTTCAAGTACTAGTGCAGTGTTGGGTCTATTTgcctgtgtagtgttgtgttttgtagctgcctactgtacaaaaaaagaacagggaTATGTTGGAGGCTTCCCTGATGTGCTCCTTAAAAGACATGAAGACATGTTGCTAACTATCATTTCTTCATGTAACCTATAATTCTCTACAATTTAGATAGATTTCTTTTTTCTCATAGACCTACTTAAACTAATTTTGCAAATCTCTTGGCTAACCATTAGACACAAATATGTTTCAGTGGAATCCGAGGTGAATTCGTATTTGTATTTCCACATTTTGGAGTgatctccctctgcataatgatcaTGGTGTCTTATCAAGCAAAGGCACAATCATTCCTCTCTGTCTAGCTGTCTTTACATCAGTTTTAAACATGGTGTTCTTGTGTAGCAGGTGTTTTAAGGTTTATGGCGCTTAGCAGACTTGAAAAATGAATGTTGGGTTTTGTAGGCGTAGGCTATCTAGCGGAACAGCAAAGGCAATGAATTTGTTTAACCAATATCTTCTCTATTTAATTTAATGGCCCGTACATTACAAACTTTGCACTGAAAACCGCCGTTCCACTGTCACACACTCAGATCATTCGACAGAGTGGTGTGGAAGTAGTGCATGGAACAGCCAGAACAGACAAACGTTTCTTATCAGATTAGATATTGGAAAAAAGCCAAGCCGTTTGTGTCAAATGTGACAGCCTATGAGAAGTGTGTGTAGTAGGTGTGTAGCTGGTTTGTGTCTTCTGCGCGTCATTGTTGAAAATGGAATGTTTGCTTTACCATCAGCAGCTTGCGCAGCTGGCAGTGGTTGACTTCAGCAATTAAATATAGAATGTTGGGTGCGCTGTTGATTCCACAGCAGAAATACCGTGAGTGAAAATTAGCCTAACTGATATCTTCAGTATTTTACGTATGTCCAAACGGCTTGACACTTTGCACTGCAACCCGCCATACCACTGCAAAGTCACCTTCCAAATTTGAGATCATTTGGTGCAGTGCTGTGACAGTTATGCGCGTTACAGACAGATCTAGCGgagagcaatttccccagtcataatgaatgctcagAATGCAATGGTGGTAggaagtattcatggaaaaggtaacatttgtgaatgggcatgaattttgaactactaaaatattatgCAGTGCACCTGTAATATTGGCTACTCATGTTTTTCAAAGCTTTCCAAAGGTTTCTTTGCTCCCCAATGTTTTTCAAACCTTTCCAAAGGTTTTCATGCTTCCCAAACCTTTTACCCATTTAGCCATCAGAGTTTGCTAGAAGAATGCACAGTATTAGCCCAATATTACATTGTCACGGCGTTGGGTTaagattgtactgtatgtttcagGCTTAAGAAATGCAACCTGACGGAGAAAAGTTGGGAGGCGCTTGTGGTTGTCATTCAGTCACCACGGCTTGAAGAGCTGGATCTGGGTGGCACTCACCTACAGCATTGCCATGTCAaacacctctgctctgctctcacatCTGCAAACTGCAAACTGAAGAGACTAAAGTGAGAATTCCTCCATGTTTTCTGTCCAAGAGATGTAAAAATGGCAGTAAACCTTTCACACAATTCaaaattaattgattaattatgATTAATTTCCTCAGAATTAATTTACTTATGGTTAATAAATCAAAAACATGAATTGAAATGAATAACTCTCCATTCCAAGTTAAGTGAGTAAAAAGTGTTTGAATACCACTGAAACACCTAAACCAGTGTCATCAAACTGCGAAGAAAATAGCTACACGCACATAACTGCTGGAGTTGGTGGTACCACTTCGTCTTTATTTCTTTTCCATATAGATTTGAGCTCCATGATTCATATGCTTAAACGGGAAACAAAAAAGATATTGCAGAATAAAGCTTACATCGACCATTCAACGATGACCACACCGAAAAAACAATCACTTTTGAAGAAAAGACTATTATGCGATTAATCATCATTAACTAATTACAAAGTCTGTGATGGATTAAAGTTTCCAACCAAGTCCCACGCCTACATTAATCTGTATGCATATAATACATGATAACAAACCATTGTCAGTATAACAACAGAGTGGGTTTCCATCTAAAGACCTCTTGATCCAATTAATTGGCCTATTTAATTGTAATGATATACAGTTCGTAATTGTAATGCATATGTAAGCTAAATATTGAGTtacaataggtgtgtgtgtgcgtgtgtgtctgtgtgttaaaaACGGAATTGTGTTTGCTACTTCAGGCTGAATGGTTGCAAGCTAAATGAGGAGAGTTGTGCTGCTGTGGTTGCAGCCGTCAGCGCTGTCTCAGACAATCTAATAGAGCTGGACATGAGTCATAATCAGCTGGGAGATGCTACGGTCATGCAACTCTCTCGAATCCTGGCCAATACTCAGTGCCAGCTGCAGGAACTCAGGTAAGGCACCTGTAGCTGCACACATAAAATCCATTTTTTCTTGCGATATGAAGGCTAATGGCTGATGTACAATATCACTGTCTTTCTTGGGGTAGCCTTTATTGGGTCAGACATGACCTTATGGCTAAATTTGTCTGGTTAGGAAGGTGATCTTAAGATCAGAAGCAGGTTCAAAGTCCACCCTTACCAGTCCTTCCTCCAGTGCCCTTTAGCATGGCACCTAACCCAGCATTTCCCCTGCAAATAACTAAGtgcctttggataaaagtgcaagctaagtgtaatataatctaATGCCTTTCTGTTTGGTTGACGATCTGCAGGTTGGGATGGTGTGGTGTGAAGGAGGAAGGTTTCCGCCACCTGGCGGCTGCTCTGCGAGTAAACCCCTCCCACCTGAAGGAGCTGGACCTTAGCATGAGCATGCCAGGAGATACAGGAATTGACGCCTTCTGCACTGCTCTAAGCGAATCACAGTGTAGCCTTCAAGTACTCAAGTAGGTCTTAACCAATCCTAATGCAGATTTCAAGTACTCATGTTAGTCCTCCCTCACACTAGAGTGCTGTGTCAAGTCCTATCCTATCATAGTGCTTTAAGATGTGTTACTGGTTCTCAAACTTGTGTTTTTACTGTTCCTGTCTGAAGTGTATTGGAGTTTGTGTTAGTGCAAGTGCATGCGCACCATTCAATACGTTTGTCATAGTTACCATTTGTATACTGGCTAActtaaaccagggctttgaaccgatatttttttccaaaaatataacgtttccggttatgagttcgaTCAAATAATTGAAGTTCCCGAACCggatagaacaaaaaaaaattgttCCCGGAACGATTAATTTCGTtactgtcagctgattacttccTATATCTgtcgttaattaaccaagaacgatggaagtgcaaatgggtcagcctacATTACAAACTGttaattcaagcggatgaaaagaatatcctccaaaATTTTGTCATTGAGGGACTACCTCAGTGGAGAAAAAATAAACCTCAaatatgaaaatgcgcgctccatgctgactagggtcacggggagcgctatgaagGACATTGCAAGTTTGTACATATCTGCATTTGAACCGCCCACGGATTCCCATTAACAGAGAACAATTTTGTGTGCTTTACGTGTAAACGTGCTTCTCAGCAATATGTCTAACAACGATGCAATTGGAACTCTAACTCGGCCTTTTTGTATGACAATGGTTTCTGTTATttaggatgtggagtggagactttgacTGAATGGAGAAACAGCGGTAGATTACAGTGCATGTTTGATgtcacaggacgtgaacctcagccgtcatgataACATGCCCAGGAAAATGATTACCTTTTCTGTAGTTTGAAGAGCGAAataaaaccggtattaaccggttaccattatttttcaataagtgttcctgttccagaacataaaaaataataacgtttctggtttcgtttctgttccctgtaaaatacaaaaagttcccggttttcgttttcgttccttgaaccggttcaaagccctgatttaaACTAAACTGAGCAGCCATGTGCAGTAACAATATGGAGATAATgttggcccaattcgaaacgggaggcagtgactcgatgactctcctcctacataaacatgtcactggtcaaggtcaagttagctgatgaggcagccgttacgaacggcactaacgagtgcgccgccttgcgcatttgatgttacggcgattctatggcgggagttacgttcatcacgttagcgcttagctgacgcatgctatttgagcggtgaatgatcgtcagacggcggaatcgtaaaataggctataaatagatctagcgacagcatatttagatactacaatgttgatttatgcattcgattttcaatatctacatacataagtgtcagaataaagagtatgataaggtagtagattgggtagtagccatgtttgtttttcaggtttccggttgagagggaggtggcgcacagcatgttgggtaccaagtcagcaaagtcagcatctgatgtatcctcgaaatatcctcgttacgcccacaaatgcagtcaactgccgagagaggaaataaagcaatttttcgtttcgatccacacttcatgactcgatgtccagttagctcactggaaggacagctgcctttcctgtttcgaattgggccaatgttgtctgtctgtctctctgtttaacTGAAGCTAACtgatgttgtctgtctgtctctctgtcccactaaTGAGGCtaactgtctgtctttttgtcccaTCAGGTTGAATAAGTGTGAGCTAACTCACAGCAGCTGCTCATCTCTGGCGGCCCTCATTCGCTCTGAGTCCTCAGGTGTATTAGAGCTGCACCTGAGTGATAATAACCTGCAGGACGCCGGCGTGAAGACTTTAGCAGAGGCACTCAGCACACCTGGGTGCAAACTACAGGTGCTCAGGTGAGTAGGAGAATACTCTGTGCATTATCCAAGACTGTTCTTTGTAAACTAATGCAGAAGCTGATGATGTCTTGCGCATGTGCTGTAGGCTGTAAAGTGACCCTGTCTTATCTTGTGCTTGCAGGCTGTGATACTGTCCAATATAGCGTATGTACTGTAGGCTGTACAACTACCATAAAGTGACCCTGTCCTATCTTGTGCATGTAGGCTGTAAAACTACTGTCATCCTTGTCCTATCTTGTGGCTAAAGGCTATTCTGTTAAGTGACACTGTGCCTGTCGTATGCTTGTAGGCTGTATAACTGTGGCATCTCTGAGAGGGGCTGTGGGTATCTGGCAGAAGCGTTGAAAGTGCATTCCTCTGGCCTGCGAGAGTTGTACCTGGACTGCAGCCCTGCACCGGACTGCAGAGTTAACCCTTTAATGAAGCTGCAGAGCACACTTCCACTTGACAGACAACTAGAGAAGTTGGAGTATGTAACATTTCATTACCTAAGTCATTAGTCAAGCCACCACGTTGActcatatgatgatgatgataatattaatattaatattaataatattaataatacttatattaataataatactactaataataaatacatttgtCTTCTCTTGGCAGCATTAAGGACTCGTAATCTGACCAAGTGCATGCAGACCTGCggagaagtggtgtgtgtgtgtgtgtggactttatTTAAtgtgtatttgcatatttttgattCACTCTTAAAAAAAACCTGGAATACATACTGTCAATAGCATAATATTGTTATAATATATGGTtatgacgtcatcggtcgaatgctccattcatttcaacggggctccccaacgttcgcacgtctgttatttttcgataacggacgggttggtctataacagaccgctgtcaatggcaacaagacttttcactgctaaagcgacttttcaacaagactctaatcagctgctgtgatagacaacacctgttgtcctggctacctagctgttgcctagcggtgttccacatcggcactgttttgttttgcgcagcaacaagcttaacattaaataggcctaaagaaatgtccccgccatgtgtgaatcatttaagtatatccatataataagcgggttaactttcggcgagtcggtcgctttgtggaatagcagcacttcagagagaacaagacccctccgctccgcgtcggggtctaaagattctctctgtcgtgctcctattccacggtagcgaccttctcgccgaacgttaacccttacataatattgACAATACATTTGACACTTCCAATAGTTTGTTGTTGAACCTTTATATAATATAAAAGATCATAAATAATAAGTAGCATACACCTGTATCTAAGCGCTGTGAGCCATTATAGCAGTGGTGAGTCGTAATCTTGATGTTCCACAGTAAACAAATCATCATAGTGGTATTACAAAGATAATAGTGGTGTTTAGTTGCATACTTATACTATACATACTATGAGCAAACAGATTGAAGAAGAAATGTGAATATTTGCAATAAAGTGTTTCACTCCTACTGTACTTTTCGCaccacataaacaaaacaaaactgaagTTGTTTTCTGATCACATTCTTGTGCATATTGTGTGTATCACTGTTTGTGTTTGGTTCTGAGTGCAAATGCatgaataaaatacaatacattacattgtaaTGGCTAAAATGACATCTTTGATCGTTAAAAGCGTCCCATAGCATTTGGGTATGAATGAATTTGATTGCTTTTCCATAGGAAAAGGGTCAGAGAAAAGACACATTCGCATCACGATTATACAGTAAATAAGTCAGGCAAAAGACACAGTCACACCCAGATCATGAAGGCCTTGAGAGGTCTAGTGGTGAAGTGAGACATGAGTGATGGTGCAGTAGTGATTTCCATGCTGCATGTTTGTAAATTCCCATTTGAGTAATAGCGAAATCCATAACTAAAACATTTGAATGAAAAAGTCATTTCTGATTCATGTATTATTactcaatataatataatatcaacaTGAAGGACCTACTAcagagtgtgttcgtgtgtgtgtaaacatgcagGATTTATGGAGACCACTGCAATCAGATGACATTGCTGTAAACACTTGGCCCAATGGACCTACACTGACTGTCTGCAGGGTGTGTacttgtaattgtgtgtgtgtgtgtgtgtgtgtgtgtgtgtgtgtgtgtgtgtgtgtgtgtgtgtgtgtgtgtgtgtgtgtgtgtgtgtgtgtgtgtgtgtgtgtgcccttcttTTTCTTATTGTGTGTGTTCCCTTGTCTGTTGCTGGTGTGGCACCACGATCCTGTATCACAGTGCCAGTAGCAGTGTaaagtgggagagggagggggtattaagaggaagagaaaggaagtaGATAAAGAgggggataggggagaggaggaggggaaatgacaaggagggaagggagaaagagatggggagagagagtgtgcagaCACTATcctcatacgactttgttgctgtcgaccaacatagacaaagcacgtgagcgagaacttgtcaggatgtgggtggtattaaatacagcgcatttaaagtcggccacaaatatgaacgagacgatgagctcgcaccagtttgctcttctaacacaccacgtgtgaggagtggggggacaggcagtgaggaggagctgaagtggggacctgcgcaaacttgtgtaggggtgtgagacaagactcatatacacacatgagtgagttgttgaccaaccagttcatgggcgcgtaaCCTTGGAGGCGGTCTGCAGGGGAGCGTTGAAGGAGATAAGCAACTGCAgtggttgcaagatctgactgcagtcacattcatcccgagatagtttgacaccatgtgacatgtcacctcgtcaacgcaacatcacagaaatgttgaagtttgacaggaaatctaaccatcatgcaactttttgagccggaatgcattgctgtctaaatgtgcatgtagccgttgcggtatctcgaaTAAGCTTATTGATGTAGTGCTATGATGTAGTGTAATGACAGGAGGCAGGAGGAAGAAACACGAGACATCAGAGTCAGACATTAGTGACCTTAAAAGCATTCAAAGATACGTCAGTGGGCCTGAAAAGGGAATTCAGTGACCCTAAACATGTTCAAAGACACATCAGTGCCCCCAGAGTgtttttgcctggttaacaccagacctaatcacaagtgagattaggtctggggagttgcttATTTTAAATTCCGTAGGGAGCAGAATACTTGGTTATTATGACatactgccctgctctctgattgggcagagaaactgtaaaggttggaatgcttggccattatgacacagggcccatgatcttggcagttatgagtcatcctcgccagactgtctttcagatcgaaacgattgtgtagaactaaaggcagtatgggagttcccaggctaagagTGTTTAGGGAGACCATTGACCTTAAATCAGTAAAGACATCAGTAAACAACAGTAACCTTAGAAGTGTGCAGCAGTGACCTGCAGAGTCTGTGAAGAGATATGAGTGACCTTCATAGTGTAAGAGACATCAATGAGCTTCAACATGTAAAAGAGACATCAGTGAGCTTCAACATGTAAAAGAGACATCAGTGAGCTTCGAAGTGTTTAAGGAGACACCAGTGAGTTGTAGATTCTTAAAAGAGACACCAGTGGGTTGCAGAGTCTGTAAAGAGATATGAGTGACCTTCGTAGTTTTAAAGTGACATCAGTGACAACGTGTTTAATGGCCCTTATGGTGTTTAAAGAAATGCCAGTGACTTGCCGAGTGTTTGGAGAGACCAGTGACCAAGTTTTAAAGGAGAAGAGTAAACTTCATAGTATTTAAAGAGACATCAGTGACATTCAAAGTGTTTACCTAAAGGGAACCCATTGATCTTCAAAGTGTTTAAAGAAACATCACCAACCTGCAGAGCGTGTAAAGAGGCATCATATAACCCCAAGTGTTTTACATAAAGAAATGTCAATGACTTTCAGTGTTTAAACGGACATCATTGCATTAGGCTACCACCTGTTAATTGCACAAGTTTTTCCCTTCTGTACTACACTTTGACTACATCACATCTCTCTTATAATCCAGCTGTCTAGCAGTTTGGGAGCTGGGAGAATCTGAATATTCACCTAGATCCACAAGTAGATTGCGAAGCTGAGTGGAAGCACGTGGACATGACGAGAGC encodes:
- the LOC134454169 gene encoding NACHT, LRR and PYD domains-containing protein 12-like isoform X2, with protein sequence MGFPPNVTDGQRSASPAPSLRSDGSMGFPPNMEEEGRVENQGHHPTYLKVEEHKEEEGKGEEQWMQSVEYLKSNVKTRLQHLHYGSKEPDNPSFVSNIYTKLYILARGKKEVSDEHEVRQIERSSRGDTAPVTGIHYSDIFQPLPGQQEHIRTVLTMGIAGIGKTVTVQRFILDWAENRANQDIQLMLLVSFRELNMLKRRLLSLTELLQQLGNDIRDVEMLHKSRVLVILDGLDESRITLNFQSKEMCSSITEHTSVDVLLTNLIKGNLLPSALIWITTRPAAASQIPPECFDRVTELRGFSDLQKDEYFKKRISDDDLVERIITHLKSSRVLYIMCHIPVFSWIAATVLERLLTGNKEEKIPRTVTQMYIHFLIMQTNVSKQKYTERKETDKGTILKLGKLAFQQMEKGNLIFYEGDLRECGIDVKEASVYSGVCTQIFNEETGLYQGRLFSFVHLSIQEFLAALYAHISFLEYRINVLTPTMKPKARHRRRNLCNLHKDVIDRALQSHNGHLDLFLRFLLGCSREGNKELLKRVFGMMERTKGSDSTLRYLRNKIKDNLSTEKSINLFHCLNELSYGQLVEEVQRFLCLNIIPRLKLSSDQWAVLVFILLTSENDLSTFDLGQYMDSNTVLEKLMPVVKQAKTLRLKKCNLTEKSWEALVVVIQSPRLEELDLGGTHLQHCHVKHLCSALTSANCKLKRLKLNGCKLNEESCAAVVAAVSAVSDNLIELDMSHNQLGDATVMQLSRILANTQCQLQELRLGWCGVKEEGFRHLAAALRVNPSHLKELDLSMSMPGDTGIDAFCTALSESQCSLQVLKLNKCELTHSSCSSLAALIRSESSGVLELHLSDNNLQDAGVKTLAEALSTPGCKLQVLRLYNCGISERGCGYLAEALKVHSSGLRELYLDCSPAPDCRVNPLMKLQSTLPLDRQLEKLDIKDS
- the LOC134454169 gene encoding NACHT, LRR and PYD domains-containing protein 12-like isoform X1, translated to MEQGETEDGVHIWQGTDVDSVSPGQRKSPTPSLVSLRSDGSVGFPTNMAEGRAEDQSVCHLKRSGSPAPSLVSQMSDGSMGFPPDMAEDGTAADQSHHPTYLKVEEHKEEEGKGEEQWMQSVEYLKSNVKTRLQHLHYGSKEPDNPSFVSNIYTKLYILARGKKEVSDEHEVRQIERSSRGDTAPVTGIHYSDIFQPLPGQQEHIRTVLTMGIAGIGKTVTVQRFILDWAENRANQDIQLMLLVSFRELNMLKRRLLSLTELLQQLGNDIRDVEMLHKSRVLVILDGLDESRITLNFQSKEMCSSITEHTSVDVLLTNLIKGNLLPSALIWITTRPAAASQIPPECFDRVTELRGFSDLQKDEYFKKRISDDDLVERIITHLKSSRVLYIMCHIPVFSWIAATVLERLLTGNKEEKIPRTVTQMYIHFLIMQTNVSKQKYTERKETDKGTILKLGKLAFQQMEKGNLIFYEGDLRECGIDVKEASVYSGVCTQIFNEETGLYQGRLFSFVHLSIQEFLAALYAHISFLEYRINVLTPTMKPKARHRRRNLCNLHKDVIDRALQSHNGHLDLFLRFLLGCSREGNKELLKRVFGMMERTKGSDSTLRYLRNKIKDNLSTEKSINLFHCLNELSYGQLVEEVQRFLCLNIIPRLKLSSDQWAVLVFILLTSENDLSTFDLGQYMDSNTVLEKLMPVVKQAKTLRLKKCNLTEKSWEALVVVIQSPRLEELDLGGTHLQHCHVKHLCSALTSANCKLKRLKLNGCKLNEESCAAVVAAVSAVSDNLIELDMSHNQLGDATVMQLSRILANTQCQLQELRLGWCGVKEEGFRHLAAALRVNPSHLKELDLSMSMPGDTGIDAFCTALSESQCSLQVLKLNKCELTHSSCSSLAALIRSESSGVLELHLSDNNLQDAGVKTLAEALSTPGCKLQVLRLYNCGISERGCGYLAEALKVHSSGLRELYLDCSPAPDCRVNPLMKLQSTLPLDRQLEKLDIKDS
- the LOC134454169 gene encoding NACHT, LRR and PYD domains-containing protein 12-like isoform X3, which codes for MGFPPNVTDGQRSASPAPSLRSDGSMGFPPNMEEEGRVENQGHPTYLKVEEHKEEEGKGEEQWMQSVEYLKSNVKTRLQHLHYGSKEPDNPSFVSNIYTKLYILARGKKEVSDEHEVRQIERSSRGDTAPVTGIHYSDIFQPLPGQQEHIRTVLTMGIAGIGKTVTVQRFILDWAENRANQDIQLMLLVSFRELNMLKRRLLSLTELLQQLGNDIRDVEMLHKSRVLVILDGLDESRITLNFQSKEMCSSITEHTSVDVLLTNLIKGNLLPSALIWITTRPAAASQIPPECFDRVTELRGFSDLQKDEYFKKRISDDDLVERIITHLKSSRVLYIMCHIPVFSWIAATVLERLLTGNKEEKIPRTVTQMYIHFLIMQTNVSKQKYTERKETDKGTILKLGKLAFQQMEKGNLIFYEGDLRECGIDVKEASVYSGVCTQIFNEETGLYQGRLFSFVHLSIQEFLAALYAHISFLEYRINVLTPTMKPKARHRRRNLCNLHKDVIDRALQSHNGHLDLFLRFLLGCSREGNKELLKRVFGMMERTKGSDSTLRYLRNKIKDNLSTEKSINLFHCLNELSYGQLVEEVQRFLCLNIIPRLKLSSDQWAVLVFILLTSENDLSTFDLGQYMDSNTVLEKLMPVVKQAKTLRLKKCNLTEKSWEALVVVIQSPRLEELDLGGTHLQHCHVKHLCSALTSANCKLKRLKLNGCKLNEESCAAVVAAVSAVSDNLIELDMSHNQLGDATVMQLSRILANTQCQLQELRLGWCGVKEEGFRHLAAALRVNPSHLKELDLSMSMPGDTGIDAFCTALSESQCSLQVLKLNKCELTHSSCSSLAALIRSESSGVLELHLSDNNLQDAGVKTLAEALSTPGCKLQVLRLYNCGISERGCGYLAEALKVHSSGLRELYLDCSPAPDCRVNPLMKLQSTLPLDRQLEKLDIKDS